The DNA segment ACGGCCGCAACAGCGACCAATTGTTCAATCCGTTGAGTTACGAATTCGGTTTGCTGGACTTTGCCAGCGTGTTCGCCCTGTTGACGCCGCTGGTCGTCATCGCCTTGAGCTACGGCTTGGTGCAGGAGGAACGCGAAAGCGGGGTCTGGCGCCTGGTCTGCACCCAAACCGCGCGGCCGTGGCAATTGGTGTTGTGCAGCCTGGGCTGGCGTTTGCTGTTGGTGGTGCTGGTCGCTTGCGCCAGTTCGCTGCTGGCGTTTTTGCTGGATAGCGGCTCGGCGCTGTCGGCGCTGGCTTACTGGTGTTTGATCAGCCTGAGCTACGTGCTGTTCTGGTTCAGTCTGGCCGGCTTGTTCCTGTTGCTGCCGATTTCTTCGGGCGCGGCGGCGATAGGCTTGCTCGGCAGTTGGCTGATCTTGACCTTCGGCGTGCCGGCGGCGCTGCATTGGGCCGCCGACCAGACCCGGCCCAAGCCGTCGCGCATGGCCGCCATTATCGAAATCCGCCGGTTACAGGAACTCTCCAACCAGCAGCGGCAAAATTTGCTGGCGGACTGGTTTAAAACGCATCCCGAGCTGCTGGGCGACACTCCGCTTGCCAAACTGCCACGGGAAGTCGCCGGCTTGCCGGCCGCCCTGCAACTGGACAGCCAGATTCGCCCGCTGATGCTGCAATTCGAAACCCACCGCGCCGAGCAATTCGGATTCATGCAACGCTGGTCCTGGACTTCGCCGGCCTTGGCCGTGGCCTTGATGGCGGATCGTTTATCCGGCCTGGACGCGCCCCGGCACGCCAGCTTCGTCGCCGCCGTCAACGATTTCGAAGACCGCTGGCGAGCGTACTTCGTGCCGTCCATCATGGCCCGCGCCGCCTGGAGCGAAGCGCAGCAAGCGGCGCTGCCGCAATTCGATTTCGATCAGTCCTTCGACGTTGCCGAACTCAACGGCCTGATCGGCTTGCAGGCGCTCTCGGCGGCATCGATGCTGGCCGTTCTGCTCGCGCTACGGCGGCGCTTCTCGCAATTTTAGCGTTGGCAGCTCCGGTCCCGGTCGGTACACAACACCGCGATCTTGCCGACCGGCAGGCGCGATGCGGCCGGACCGGCTGCACTTGGTAGCGAACGGCAGGGTTTTAGGGATAAAGCGCCTGCCGCGAACGCCGGCGGCGTGCTACCATTTTGCGAAATCCATCGCATCCCAATCCGACTTTCAGACAGGAATCGTCATGTCAGGCAACAAGCACTCGCTTCCCATCAACCTATTCTGGGGCCTCGTCGCTCTGGCCGCGGCCGGCGCCATCGCCGGCATTGCCTTGCAGCGTGGCGAAACCATCAGCAGCATGTGGCTGATCGTCGCCGCGGTCTGCGTTTACGCGCTCGGCTACCGCTTTTATAGCGCCTTCGTCGCCGCCAAAGTCCTGGTGCTCGATGCCAGCCGCGCCACGCCGGCCGAACGCTTCGACGACGGCCGCGACTTCATGCCCACCCACAAATGGGTGGTATTCGGCCACCATTTCGCCGCCATCGCCGGCCCCGGCCCGTTGATCGGCCCGACCCTGGCCGCGCAGTTCGGCTATCTGCCGGGCACCTTGTGGATCCTGATCGGCGCGGTGCTGGGCGGCTGCGTGCAGGATTTCGTGACGCTGTTTTTCTCGGTCAGGCGCGACGGCCGCTCGCTAGGGCAGATGGCCAAGGACGAATTGGGCAACATCGGCGGCGGCGCCGCGATGCTGGGGGTGATGACGATTATGGTGATCCTGATCGCGGTACTGGGCCTGGTCGTGGTCAATGCGATGAAACACAGCCCCTGGGCCACCGCCACCGTTGCCGCGACGATACCGATCGCGATGTTGATGGGCATTTATCTGAACCATTTGCGGCCGGGGCGGGTGCTGGAAGCGACGCTGATCGGCGTGTCGTTACTGGTGTTTGCAGTGGTCGGCGGCGGCTGGATCGACGAAAATCCGGCCATCCGCGGCTGGTTCGATTACGACGCGCCGGAACTGGCGTTGATGGTGATCGGTTACGGCTTCGCCGCCGCGGTGTTGCCGGTCTGGCTGCTGCTGGCGCCGCGCGACTACCTGTCCACCTTCATGAAACTGGGCACGATTGCCGCGCTGGCCGTGGCGATTCTGATCTTGCGACCCGAGCTAAAAATGCCGGCCTTGACCCAGTTTATCGACGGCAGCGGCCCGATCTTCGGCGGCAAACTGTTTCCGTTCGTGTTCATCACCATCGCCTGCGGCGCAATTTCCGGCTTTCATGCACTGATTTCGTCGGGCACCACACCCAAATTGCTGGCTAACGAAACCGACGCCCGTTTTATCGGCTACGGCGCAATGATGATGGAATCCTTTGTCGCGATCATGGCGATGATCGCAGCGTCGGTGTTGGAGCCGGGGGTTTATTTCGCCATCAACAGCCCGGCCGGCGTGGTCGGCAAGGAAGCGGCGGAAGCGGTGGCGAAAATCAGCAGTTGGGGCTTTCCGGTGGCCGTCGAGCAAATGCAGCAATTGGCGCAGACCATGGGCGAATCGACCTTGTTCGCCCGCACCGGCGGCGCGCCGTCACTGGCGGTCGGCATGGCGAGTTTGTTCGCCCAGGTGTTCGGCCAACATCTGCTAGCCGCCTGGTACCATTTCGCGATCATGTTCGAAGCCTTGTTCATCCTGACCACGCTGGACGCCGGCACCCGCGTCGCCCGCTTCATGCTGCAGGACATCCTCGGTAACTTCAATATCGGCCGCGGCAGCAGCGGCGGTTACGCCAGCATCTTACTGACCAGCGCCGCCGTAGTCGGCGCCTGGGGTTACTTCCTGTACATGGGGGCGATCGATCCGTTGGGCGGCATCAACAGCCTGTGGCCGCTGTTCGGCATTGCCAACCAAATGCTGGCGGCAATCGCGCTGTGCGTGGCGACGACAATTCTGGTCAAATCCGGCAAGCTCAGGTACGCCTGGGTGACCGCCCTGCCCCTGTCCTGGCTGATTATCGTCACCAGCAGCGCGGCCTGGCAGAAATTGTTCGCCGAGGATTTACGCATCGGTTTTCTGGCCCATGCCGCCGATTTGTCGGCGAAAATCGCCAGCGGTTCGCTGCCGGCCGCACAACTGAAAAGCGCCCCGCAATTGATTTTCAACGATTACCTGAACGCCGGCCTGACCTGCCTGTTCATGCTGATCACCTGGCTGCTGCTGGCCGACATGCTGCGGGTGATCTATCGGGTAACCAGCGGCCAGCCCTACCCGCAATCCAGCGAGTCGCCGCATATACCGAGCCGGTTGGTTGAGAATTGGGTCAGGGATTGACCGTCCTGATCGGTTGCTGCTGCCGGCCACAGACTATGCGCCGGAATTGGCGCCCGGATTTGTTGACACCTTGACGAAAAAAGGCGCCGTGATCGCGGCGCCTTTTGCTGTTGCGGACTTGGTTTCCGGCCTACCAGCTAAAACTAGCGGACACTTGGCCGCTGCCGTCGTAGCTGTAACCGCTCTTGACGACCTTGGTCACGGTAAACGCGCAGGTTCCGGACGAATTCACCGGTAAGTTCGCACTACTGAGACTGGCGGTACCGGTCGTACCGGTGGTAGCCGAGGTAACACCGGTTACCGTAGTCGAGCCGCTGCCGGTTTTCACCGACCCGCTCCAGCTTCCGTAGAGGGTTGCGCCGGAAACGGCAGAAACACCGTCATTGATCGTCACCGTCGCCACGCATTGCGCCTTGTTTTTCCCCACCAGCCGCCGTGTCACTTTGGTGCTGGCGGCTTTCATACTGAGCGCCACTGGTGCTTGAGCTACCGAGATGACTTGAGTGGCACTGCCTTTCAAGCCGCTGTTGTCGGTCACCGTCAAGGTGGCATTGTAAGTACCGGGCGTGTTGTAGACATGGCTGACGCTGGCGGAATTGCTGTTTGGCGTACCGTCACCGAAATTCCAGGCGTAAGCGGTGATCGAGCCATCCTGATCGACCGAGCCGGTACCATTCAAACTCACGTTCAGCGGCGCAGTACCGCTGGTCGGCAAAGCCGAAATCACGGCAGTCGGCGCTATCGTTGTGGCACCGCTTTTCGGATAAGTACCGGTAATCAGGTATTGACCGATACTGGCATAGTCAGAGTATCCGGTAGTCAAGTCGCCGTAGCCAATGCCGTCAATTTGCAGAAAATACTGGCCCGGCGCCAGGGTCGCCGCCAATGAAGCCGACAAGCTATCCGCCGGGTTTGCGCTAGCCAGGACGGTGCCGGAACTGGTCATCAACTTTAACGAAATATCCAGATTGGCTGATACCGCCCCGGAGGCGGCGTTGAATTGCACATTGCCGCCATCGGTAGAGAAACTGAATACATCGAGATCGGTACGGCTCTCGATAGTGCCAATTTGCAATACCGCGCCAGCGCTGCCAGACAGCGGCGCCGCAGTGGCTGGCGTTCCGCCGAAATCGTCGGCGCGTTGCGGCGCACCGGCCGCCGCGATCACAGCAATATCGTCTTGCTGGTTATTGGCGTCCGGATATTCGCCCTTGCTCCATTGAGTTACCGGTTGGTAATAGCCGACCCCCATAATTGGCGCCCAACCGGTGGCCCCACTGCCCTGGCCCGCATAGTAACTGCTGCTGGAGGTACCGTCGTGAGTCAAATTCAGAGCGTGGCCCACTTCGTGCGAAACGGCATCGGCGACATATCTCGGATTGCCGCCACCCAACTTATCGAAAAACACCCAGACTGGGTTGTAATAGTCGGGACTGCTCGACGAATAATAGGAAAACACATTGATGTAGGCAACCCCGCCGCAGGCTTGGCTGCAAAGCTCGGGCATCGATTGCGTGATCGCGGCACGAATACCATACACGACGTCCGAACTACTGGTGCGCTGCAGCGCTGCGGCCGCGGGTTCCTGCGTCGTCACATCCACATCGAAAGGCGCGTAATCCTCCGCCACCCGCTGCCAAATTTCGCGAATATTGTTCTGTTCCGCACTGCTAAAACCGGATGGATTACCATCGGTATCATAGGCCTTGGCATTCAACGTACCGTTGTACCAAGCGCTGTTACTGGCCTGGTAGCCGTTAAAATCCAGATATATGGTGCGGTTCGATCCGGGTTTACTATGGAGCGTAAATGGATCCGCACTCGCCGCAGCCGTGGCCTTGAAAGTATCGGTTCCGCTGGCAGTGGTAGCGTACGCGCTGGTGACGCCGGCAATCCGGCTCTCCGGCAGAGGCGTCGGCTCATGCGCGGCATCGATGTATAACAAGTGGCCGCTTTGGTCGATCCAAGCGCTAGGATCGGTACTTAAGATAGATTGCAAACGTTCGGCCGACATGCCGTATTGTTCGGCAACCGCAGGTAATTGATCGCCTAAAGCTTGGATCGCAGCCTGGCCGTTGACTTTTTCCTTAAGCGTAACTTTGGGAAACGGCATTTCAGTAGCATCGGTACTACCTGCCCCAATCTGATTTTGGGCCAGCGCATCAGTCGTTTGAGTCCCAATCGCGCTTTGTTGCCCTGAACCGTTCAATCCCGACACGAAAGCTTGGTAACGGCCATCGCTGAGCTGCTTCAAGCCATAGTTATAGCCGGCTAGCGTTTGTTCGGCCGCTTCGCGGCTTGGAAAATAAAGCGGCACAGTTAAAAGATTGGCGGCGATTAGGGAAGCGGTTAGTGACATGAGATTTCCTTATTTACTTTATAGAATCGGCAGCATGCGAGTATCTGTGGCCTGATATGGCCATGGGCAAGGCCCGGTAGTTTTCGAGCCTTTTGGCAGGCAGATACAAGCCATCTCGCTTTGAGGCGTCAGCCCAAAAAGCTATCGAATTTACAGATGAAAAGTGAAAGAAAACCTACATAAAGCATTAAGATCCGATGAAAATCGGTTTCCGGACCGGAGATGGACAATCATTGCGGAAGATTTTCGGCACAGCCTTGACCGAAAAATTCGCAACGTTGGAATCAAAACGAGTCAAATGACTCGGGAGAATTGTTGTTGTTTCTGCGCCAGATACTTGTCAAACACCATGCAGATGTTGCGGATCAGCAGGCGGCCGGCGCTGGATACTTGAATGCCGGCGGCGGTTAAATCCAACAAACCGTCGGTTTTCATCGGCTGCAGGTTTGCCAATTCGGCGGCGAAATAATCGTTAAAGACGATACCGAATTCCCGTTCGATGTATTCGAAGCTCAGTTCGAAATGGCAAATCAGTTGAGTAATCACGGCCCGGCGCAGTTTGTCGTCGTCGTCCAGATCCACGCCGCGAAACACCGGCAATTTAGCTTGCGCGATGGCTGCGTCGTATTCGTCCAGTTCCTTGTAATTTTGCATGTAGGCGTCGCCGACCCGACCAATCGAGGTCACGCCCAAGCCGACCAAATCGCAGTCGGAATGGGTGGAGTAACCCTGGAAGTTGCGGTACAGCTTGCCCTCGCGTTGGGCCACGGCCAATTCGTCGTCCGGCTTGGCGAAATGGTCCATGCCGATGTAGACATAGCCGGCATCGGTCAGTTTTTGGCCGACCATTTGCAAAATCTCCAGTTTCGCCGCCGGCGACGGCAAGGCCGCTTCGTCGATTTGGCGCTGAGTTTTGAAACGGCTGGGCATGTGGGCGTAATTGAAGATCGA comes from the Methylomonas sp. EFPC3 genome and includes:
- a CDS encoding DUF3526 domain-containing protein; translated protein: MMAIVKVEWIRIRRNPLNAAILLIFAVLMGLSAVWSGLRASEIRAAAAAPQIAASAANAAEMHDAPKADAHDGGDGAYAASNDRAPLQLPLLGGLVLNVSQADLVGTSIKVSSRSRHTDGRNSDQLFNPLSYEFGLLDFASVFALLTPLVVIALSYGLVQEERESGVWRLVCTQTARPWQLVLCSLGWRLLLVVLVACASSLLAFLLDSGSALSALAYWCLISLSYVLFWFSLAGLFLLLPISSGAAAIGLLGSWLILTFGVPAALHWAADQTRPKPSRMAAIIEIRRLQELSNQQRQNLLADWFKTHPELLGDTPLAKLPREVAGLPAALQLDSQIRPLMLQFETHRAEQFGFMQRWSWTSPALAVALMADRLSGLDAPRHASFVAAVNDFEDRWRAYFVPSIMARAAWSEAQQAALPQFDFDQSFDVAELNGLIGLQALSAASMLAVLLALRRRFSQF
- a CDS encoding PKD domain-containing protein, whose amino-acid sequence is MSLTASLIAANLLTVPLYFPSREAAEQTLAGYNYGLKQLSDGRYQAFVSGLNGSGQQSAIGTQTTDALAQNQIGAGSTDATEMPFPKVTLKEKVNGQAAIQALGDQLPAVAEQYGMSAERLQSILSTDPSAWIDQSGHLLYIDAAHEPTPLPESRIAGVTSAYATTASGTDTFKATAAASADPFTLHSKPGSNRTIYLDFNGYQASNSAWYNGTLNAKAYDTDGNPSGFSSAEQNNIREIWQRVAEDYAPFDVDVTTQEPAAAALQRTSSSDVVYGIRAAITQSMPELCSQACGGVAYINVFSYYSSSSPDYYNPVWVFFDKLGGGNPRYVADAVSHEVGHALNLTHDGTSSSSYYAGQGSGATGWAPIMGVGYYQPVTQWSKGEYPDANNQQDDIAVIAAAGAPQRADDFGGTPATAAPLSGSAGAVLQIGTIESRTDLDVFSFSTDGGNVQFNAASGAVSANLDISLKLMTSSGTVLASANPADSLSASLAATLAPGQYFLQIDGIGYGDLTTGYSDYASIGQYLITGTYPKSGATTIAPTAVISALPTSGTAPLNVSLNGTGSVDQDGSITAYAWNFGDGTPNSNSASVSHVYNTPGTYNATLTVTDNSGLKGSATQVISVAQAPVALSMKAASTKVTRRLVGKNKAQCVATVTINDGVSAVSGATLYGSWSGSVKTGSGSTTVTGVTSATTGTTGTASLSSANLPVNSSGTCAFTVTKVVKSGYSYDGSGQVSASFSW
- a CDS encoding carbon starvation CstA family protein, which translates into the protein MSGNKHSLPINLFWGLVALAAAGAIAGIALQRGETISSMWLIVAAVCVYALGYRFYSAFVAAKVLVLDASRATPAERFDDGRDFMPTHKWVVFGHHFAAIAGPGPLIGPTLAAQFGYLPGTLWILIGAVLGGCVQDFVTLFFSVRRDGRSLGQMAKDELGNIGGGAAMLGVMTIMVILIAVLGLVVVNAMKHSPWATATVAATIPIAMLMGIYLNHLRPGRVLEATLIGVSLLVFAVVGGGWIDENPAIRGWFDYDAPELALMVIGYGFAAAVLPVWLLLAPRDYLSTFMKLGTIAALAVAILILRPELKMPALTQFIDGSGPIFGGKLFPFVFITIACGAISGFHALISSGTTPKLLANETDARFIGYGAMMMESFVAIMAMIAASVLEPGVYFAINSPAGVVGKEAAEAVAKISSWGFPVAVEQMQQLAQTMGESTLFARTGGAPSLAVGMASLFAQVFGQHLLAAWYHFAIMFEALFILTTLDAGTRVARFMLQDILGNFNIGRGSSGGYASILLTSAAVVGAWGYFLYMGAIDPLGGINSLWPLFGIANQMLAAIALCVATTILVKSGKLRYAWVTALPLSWLIIVTSSAAWQKLFAEDLRIGFLAHAADLSAKIASGSLPAAQLKSAPQLIFNDYLNAGLTCLFMLITWLLLADMLRVIYRVTSGQPYPQSSESPHIPSRLVENWVRD